In the genome of Asterias amurensis chromosome 16, ASM3211899v1, one region contains:
- the LOC139948954 gene encoding protein SPMIP7-like, with the protein MVETAVRPYGDLRLHLQTDTNAGPNSIQQVVLNRQQRQMKFPHLRGRWDVDSFQWHSSPNLVKYHDDTLAPLRDNVPTIDPVSGFVSAATDVDRNTGINRIPSLQQVDNTPNTVTPQSPRPTTTKAHRGKEKEKDNGTFEAKKPVTPHFSRARSNPEMRLVRSESDVTHVLNDPGTWAGRKISDGFIRAKLGGWTSKEDPRQAAAEQTRIWKQLHERNIKNQINSVDRSPDWKDEAALRYVYTSAAQRASEDVSWDSKLAPKVLPPASTLESQADAVSHRFSVNKRYDPNAGEWQNLGRSFDWFQKRDGHHTRGPIDFCSPHRKNNQIPNYTGCIGGEGEREDPHRFFIPSTELRTLVPKYTETARRSNIPGYTGCTHWCSDEPANMNVGIPQPQTTARVHRSLPSRMNRSPHKRTSRMSRMVTLVPPGNPFNTIDRDQRTLEQYH; encoded by the exons atggTGGAGACAGCAGTGCGACCTTACGGTGATCTCCGTCTTCACCTTCAAACCGACACAAATGCTGGACCAAACAGCATCCAACAAGTGGTTTTAAATCGCCAGCAACGTCAGATGAAGTTCCCACATTTACGCGGCCGATGGGACGTGGACAGTTTCCAGTGGCACTCCAGCCCCAACTTGGTGAAGTACCACGACGACACGCTGGCCCCGTTGAGAGACAACGTCCCGACCATCGACCCGGTCTCTGGGTTCGTTTCCGCGGCCACAGACGTCGACCGTAACACGGGCATCAATCGTATCCCATCGTTACAGCAAGTTGACAATACCCCAAACACGGTCACACCGCAGTCTCCTCGCCCGACGACCACCAAAGCTCACAGGGGGAAGGAAAAGGAAAAAGATAATGGAACTTTTGAGGCAAAGAAACCTGTAACACCGCACTTTTCTCGTGCAAGGTCTAACCCAGAGATGAGACTTGTGAGAAGCGAATCAGATGTGACGCATGTATTGAATGATCCTGGAACATGGGCAGGCAGGAAGATCAGTGACGGCTTCATTAGGGCGAAATTAGGag GATGGACGAGCAAAGAAGATCCAAGGCAAGCTGCTGCTGAACAAACAAGAATTTGGAAACAGCTACATGAGCGGAATATAAAGAATCAAATTAAT TCCGTAGATCGATCCCCTGATTGGAAAGATGAAGCAGCTTTGAGATACGTCTACACATCGGCTGCACAACG TGCCTCCGAAGATGTCAGCTGGGACAGCAAACTGGCCCCCAAGGTGCTCCCTCCGGCCTCAACGTTAGAGTCACAAGCTGATGCAGTTTCCCATCGCTTTTCTGTCAACAAAAGATACGATCCAAATGCTGGGGAATGGCAG AATTTAGGAAGATCTTTTGATTGGTTCCAAAAACGTGATGGCCACCATACAAGAGGACCCATTGATTT CTGTAGTCCACATAGAAAGAACAACCAGATTCCAAATTACACTGGTTGTATAGGAGGGGAAGGTGAGAGGGAAGATCCTCATAGATTCTTCATACCGTCGACTGAGCTTCGTACATTGGTTCCAAAGTACACTGAGACTGCCAG GCGTTCAAATATCCCAGGTTACACAGGATGTACTCACTGGTGCAGTGATGAGCCAGCTAATATGAATGTGGGCATCCCCCAACCACAGACCACAGCTAGAGTACACAG gagttTACCTTCTCGCATGAATCGGTCTCCACATAAGCGTACATCGAGAATGTCGCGCATGGTCACGCTAGTACCCCCAGGAAACCCCTTCAACACGATCGATAGAGACCAGAGAACACTGGAGCAATACCACTGA
- the LOC139948951 gene encoding protein C-mannosyl-transferase DPY19L1-like isoform X1 — translation MAAKSRKPKKQTTNDDSKIYPQSALKSKSKITSSRKGGFKPNGVLFDSKLLPSGWLVGALALASLCGILHSMHISSMFENDRFFSHLSDLEREMTFRTEMGLYYSYYKSMVNAPSFLSGLQDIMNDNLTEYPNTINVLKRFNLYPEVALAGGFRLFDSITQTFGLVTKQCYRVTRGRGLSAVQNCEGMGDLAVFYTNVIFAENGLLMSILFLFATYLSGSLWGGVITVAAFFYNHGESTRVQWTPPLRESMAYPVLVLQMFLVTHTLRTKHPGWPHILLIAAATVGFMLPWQFAQFALMTQTLAVCASYILGYTSRSKLRCVVQGQSLGLVVSYVLLFGNEMLLTSFFTSCLIAVWIMMLIAPLWKYKSPHPIVTMGVEGTLLVALTLTSKVLLSRLLSMEDDAHIGNLFRSKFSDYKDFHTMLYTCAAEFNFMEKETPLRYLKTLLLPTAILSVVGAIFHLVRIEIRKQCGLTSSSDEEGKDAESDEEQLSSDDTQEKPHGELVYHLFQMMAFLAMALIIMRLKLFLTPHLCLVSSLLASRQIFSYVGDKTRHSILIVILIALMSIGGIRNLQHQWSIKGDFSNAPQEEMLEWIKANTPQNAVFAGPMPTMASVKLSTLRPVVNHPHYEDSRLRARTKVVYSMYSRKPIEEVYNGIRDLQADYAVLEESWCVRRSGPGCSLPEIWDIEDKVNAKKEPACIKLRRNPAPFFREVFKNSVYIILKL, via the exons atggcggctaAGAGTAGAAAGCCGAAAAAGCAGACGACAAACGATGACAGTAAAATCTATCCTCAAAGTGCCCTAAAGAGTAAATCAAAAATTACATCATCGAGGAAAGGTGGTTTCAAACCGAATGGCGTGTTGTTTGACAGTAAACTGTTACCAAGTGGTTGGCTGGTGGGTGCGTTAGCCTTGG CTTCCTTATGTGGAATTCTACACAG catGCACATTTCCAGCATGTTCGAGAATGACCGCTTCTTCTCCCATCTGTCAGATCTGGAACGAGAGATGACGTTCAGAACAGAAATG GGATTGTATTACTCGTACTACAAGTCAATGGTGAATGCTCCATCCTTTCTGTCTGGACTTCAGGACATAATGAACGATAACCTCACAGAGTATCCAAACACCATCAATGTGTTGAAACGGTTCAATCTCTATCCGGAG GTAGCCCTTGCAGGAGGTTTCAGACTCTTTGACAGTATCACTCAAACGTTTGGTCTGGTCACTAAACAATGTTACAGAGTTACCAGGGGTAGAGGGCTCAGTGCTGTTCAGAATTGCGAAG GGATGGGGGACCTGGCTGTTTTCTACACCAATGTGATCTTTGCGGAGAATGGCTTACTAATGAGCATCTTGTTCCTGTTTGCTACTTACCTGTCTGGAAGCCTATGGGGTGGAGTCATCACTGTGGCTGCATTCTTCTATAACCATGGAGAG TCTACCAGGGTGCAGTGGACGCCACCACTAAGAGAGAGCATGGCCTACCCTGTATTAGTTCTACAGATGTTTCTTGTAACACACACCTTAAG AACTAAACATCCGGGATGGCCACATATTCTGCTCATTGCTGCTGCTACTGTTGGGTTCATGTTGCCCTGGCAGTTTGCCCAGTTTGCTCTCATGACACAG ACCCTGGCTGTATGTGCTTCCTATATTCTTGGCTATACAAGTCGCAGCAAGCTCAGATGTGTGGTGCAGGGACAAAGT CTCGGTCTGGTAGTTAGCTATGTTCTTCTCTTTGGCAATGAGATGCTGCTGACTTCCTTTTTCACCTCTTGTCTCATTGCTGTCTGG ATAATGATGTTGATTGCTCCACTGTGGAAATATAAATCACCTCATCCTATTGTTACTATG GGTGTGGAAGGCACTCTACTTGTTGCTTTGACACTGACGAGCAAGGTTCTACTGTCCAGACTACTCAGTATGGAAGATGAT GCACACATTGGGAATCTCTTCCGTTCTAAGTTCTCTGACTATAAGGACTTTCACACCATGCTCTACACCTGCGCTGCAGAGTTTAACTTCATGGAGAAGGAG ACACCGCTTCGATACCTGAAGACTCTCCTATTACCAACTGCCATACTGTCTGTTGTAGGAGCCATTTTTCAT CTTGTAAGAATTGAAATAAGAAAGCAGTGTGGACTGACTTCCTCGTCAGATGAAGAAGGAAAAGATGCTGAGAGTGATGAAGAACAACTTTCAAGCGA TGATACTCAAGAAAAGCCCCATGGAGag CTAGTGTACCACCTGTTCCAGATGATGGCGTTTCTTGCCATGGCTCTTATCATCATGAGACTCAAACTGTTCCTCACCCCGCATCTTTGTCTGGTTTCAAGTCTTCTTGCATCtagacag ATCTTCAGCTATGTTGGTGATAAGACCAGACACTCGATTCTCATCGTTATCCTCATTGCATTGATGTCTATTGGAGGGATTCGCAATCTTCAGCATCAATGGAGTATTAAAGGAGACTTCAGCAATGCCCCACAGGAAGAGATGCTGGAATGGATTAAAGCTAACACACCACAAA ATGCTGTGTTTGCTGGTCCTATGCCCACCATGGCTTCGGTCAAACTATCCACACTCAGACCAGTGGTCAACCATCCACATTATGAAGATTCCCGCTTAAG AGCTCGTACTAAGGTTGTGTACTCAATGTACAGTCGGAAACCTATTGAGGAGGTGTACAATGGTATCAGAGACCTTCAGGCTGACTATGCCGTCCTTGAAGAATCCTGGTGTGTGCGCAGATCAGG gCCCGGATGCAGCCTGCCAGAGATCTGGGATATCGAGGATAAAGTGAATGCTAAGAAGGAGCCAGCTTGCATCAAACTCCGAAGGAACCCCGCCCCATTTTTCAGAGAAGTCTTTAAAAATAGCGTTTATATCATTCTTAAACTTTGA
- the LOC139948951 gene encoding protein C-mannosyl-transferase DPY19L1-like isoform X2, protein MHISSMFENDRFFSHLSDLEREMTFRTEMGLYYSYYKSMVNAPSFLSGLQDIMNDNLTEYPNTINVLKRFNLYPEVALAGGFRLFDSITQTFGLVTKQCYRVTRGRGLSAVQNCEGMGDLAVFYTNVIFAENGLLMSILFLFATYLSGSLWGGVITVAAFFYNHGESTRVQWTPPLRESMAYPVLVLQMFLVTHTLRTKHPGWPHILLIAAATVGFMLPWQFAQFALMTQTLAVCASYILGYTSRSKLRCVVQGQSLGLVVSYVLLFGNEMLLTSFFTSCLIAVWIMMLIAPLWKYKSPHPIVTMGVEGTLLVALTLTSKVLLSRLLSMEDDAHIGNLFRSKFSDYKDFHTMLYTCAAEFNFMEKETPLRYLKTLLLPTAILSVVGAIFHLVRIEIRKQCGLTSSSDEEGKDAESDEEQLSSDDTQEKPHGELVYHLFQMMAFLAMALIIMRLKLFLTPHLCLVSSLLASRQIFSYVGDKTRHSILIVILIALMSIGGIRNLQHQWSIKGDFSNAPQEEMLEWIKANTPQNAVFAGPMPTMASVKLSTLRPVVNHPHYEDSRLRARTKVVYSMYSRKPIEEVYNGIRDLQADYAVLEESWCVRRSGPGCSLPEIWDIEDKVNAKKEPACIKLRRNPAPFFREVFKNSVYIILKL, encoded by the exons atGCACATTTCCAGCATGTTCGAGAATGACCGCTTCTTCTCCCATCTGTCAGATCTGGAACGAGAGATGACGTTCAGAACAGAAATG GGATTGTATTACTCGTACTACAAGTCAATGGTGAATGCTCCATCCTTTCTGTCTGGACTTCAGGACATAATGAACGATAACCTCACAGAGTATCCAAACACCATCAATGTGTTGAAACGGTTCAATCTCTATCCGGAG GTAGCCCTTGCAGGAGGTTTCAGACTCTTTGACAGTATCACTCAAACGTTTGGTCTGGTCACTAAACAATGTTACAGAGTTACCAGGGGTAGAGGGCTCAGTGCTGTTCAGAATTGCGAAG GGATGGGGGACCTGGCTGTTTTCTACACCAATGTGATCTTTGCGGAGAATGGCTTACTAATGAGCATCTTGTTCCTGTTTGCTACTTACCTGTCTGGAAGCCTATGGGGTGGAGTCATCACTGTGGCTGCATTCTTCTATAACCATGGAGAG TCTACCAGGGTGCAGTGGACGCCACCACTAAGAGAGAGCATGGCCTACCCTGTATTAGTTCTACAGATGTTTCTTGTAACACACACCTTAAG AACTAAACATCCGGGATGGCCACATATTCTGCTCATTGCTGCTGCTACTGTTGGGTTCATGTTGCCCTGGCAGTTTGCCCAGTTTGCTCTCATGACACAG ACCCTGGCTGTATGTGCTTCCTATATTCTTGGCTATACAAGTCGCAGCAAGCTCAGATGTGTGGTGCAGGGACAAAGT CTCGGTCTGGTAGTTAGCTATGTTCTTCTCTTTGGCAATGAGATGCTGCTGACTTCCTTTTTCACCTCTTGTCTCATTGCTGTCTGG ATAATGATGTTGATTGCTCCACTGTGGAAATATAAATCACCTCATCCTATTGTTACTATG GGTGTGGAAGGCACTCTACTTGTTGCTTTGACACTGACGAGCAAGGTTCTACTGTCCAGACTACTCAGTATGGAAGATGAT GCACACATTGGGAATCTCTTCCGTTCTAAGTTCTCTGACTATAAGGACTTTCACACCATGCTCTACACCTGCGCTGCAGAGTTTAACTTCATGGAGAAGGAG ACACCGCTTCGATACCTGAAGACTCTCCTATTACCAACTGCCATACTGTCTGTTGTAGGAGCCATTTTTCAT CTTGTAAGAATTGAAATAAGAAAGCAGTGTGGACTGACTTCCTCGTCAGATGAAGAAGGAAAAGATGCTGAGAGTGATGAAGAACAACTTTCAAGCGA TGATACTCAAGAAAAGCCCCATGGAGag CTAGTGTACCACCTGTTCCAGATGATGGCGTTTCTTGCCATGGCTCTTATCATCATGAGACTCAAACTGTTCCTCACCCCGCATCTTTGTCTGGTTTCAAGTCTTCTTGCATCtagacag ATCTTCAGCTATGTTGGTGATAAGACCAGACACTCGATTCTCATCGTTATCCTCATTGCATTGATGTCTATTGGAGGGATTCGCAATCTTCAGCATCAATGGAGTATTAAAGGAGACTTCAGCAATGCCCCACAGGAAGAGATGCTGGAATGGATTAAAGCTAACACACCACAAA ATGCTGTGTTTGCTGGTCCTATGCCCACCATGGCTTCGGTCAAACTATCCACACTCAGACCAGTGGTCAACCATCCACATTATGAAGATTCCCGCTTAAG AGCTCGTACTAAGGTTGTGTACTCAATGTACAGTCGGAAACCTATTGAGGAGGTGTACAATGGTATCAGAGACCTTCAGGCTGACTATGCCGTCCTTGAAGAATCCTGGTGTGTGCGCAGATCAGG gCCCGGATGCAGCCTGCCAGAGATCTGGGATATCGAGGATAAAGTGAATGCTAAGAAGGAGCCAGCTTGCATCAAACTCCGAAGGAACCCCGCCCCATTTTTCAGAGAAGTCTTTAAAAATAGCGTTTATATCATTCTTAAACTTTGA